A part of Rhizobium etli CFN 42 genomic DNA contains:
- a CDS encoding flagellar biosynthesis protein FlhA, which produces MKVRSSAIAMLAQRTDMLLAVFFASVVTMLVLPLPTIVLDVLIAFNLSFAFVVLITTTYLKSVLEISTFPAVILIGTLFRLALTISSTRLVLADADAGEIIMAFGDFVVAGNVVVGLIIFLIVALVQFIVVTKGAERIAEVGARFTLDAMPGKQLAIDSDLRNGHITTEAAQKRRSRLEQESQFFGAMDGAMRFVKGDAVAGLVIVAVNLIGGLAIGIFQKGLSFAEAAHLYTLLSIGDGLVSQIPSILMAVSAGIVVTRVSDDGNGSLGSDIGRELFREPRALAIAAALTICAGFVPGFPTGVLGAIGLCLAGLAFMVHRRRAGPAAAASANAVESANSYPLDRTKYGDPVIATVAVETLARLEAMRLGEMLDGRIRMAARAVGVSVTVPTFNADPRMAEDLIHLQVENVPAGLVSCGPERTAEQIADGIVRIVRRHIGALFSVDDAAQWLGSLEPRLGKLAIDVATQVPLMLTVAVVRRLLDSGVTLSQPRGLLEVMLHAGTDHAPDALAEMARAALVKQIAFGLLDRRGLLPALVLPTEWDHFIRSYDAAGATEKIEIAERLRLLAEKARQALEDANERGYDPIIIVPGEWRLLTQTLMIHHNCRIPVLAAEEIDRDITIETIGEIGQIRNAAGSKQRPG; this is translated from the coding sequence ATGAAGGTAAGGTCATCCGCCATCGCCATGCTTGCGCAACGCACCGATATGCTGCTTGCGGTGTTTTTCGCCTCCGTCGTGACGATGCTGGTGCTGCCGCTTCCGACAATCGTTCTGGACGTGCTGATCGCTTTCAATCTCTCCTTCGCTTTCGTGGTGCTGATCACCACGACCTATCTGAAGAGCGTGCTTGAAATCTCGACCTTTCCCGCGGTCATTCTGATCGGCACGCTGTTCCGCCTGGCCTTGACGATTTCCTCGACCCGGCTCGTGCTGGCGGACGCCGATGCCGGCGAGATCATCATGGCCTTCGGCGATTTCGTCGTTGCGGGAAATGTCGTCGTCGGGCTGATCATTTTCCTGATCGTGGCGCTGGTGCAGTTCATCGTGGTGACGAAGGGCGCCGAGCGCATCGCCGAGGTCGGCGCGCGTTTCACGCTCGACGCCATGCCCGGCAAGCAGCTCGCCATCGACAGCGACCTGCGTAACGGCCATATCACCACGGAAGCCGCGCAGAAGCGCCGGTCGCGCCTCGAACAGGAGAGCCAGTTCTTCGGGGCGATGGACGGCGCGATGCGCTTCGTCAAGGGCGATGCGGTCGCAGGATTGGTGATCGTCGCCGTCAATCTCATCGGCGGCCTGGCGATCGGTATCTTCCAGAAGGGCCTGAGCTTCGCCGAGGCCGCCCATCTCTATACGCTGCTGTCGATCGGCGACGGTCTGGTGTCGCAGATTCCGTCCATTCTGATGGCAGTCTCGGCCGGTATCGTCGTGACCCGCGTGTCCGATGACGGCAACGGCAGTCTCGGCAGCGATATCGGCCGCGAACTCTTCCGGGAGCCCCGTGCATTGGCGATTGCGGCGGCGCTGACGATCTGCGCGGGCTTCGTGCCGGGATTTCCCACAGGCGTGCTCGGCGCGATCGGCCTGTGTCTGGCGGGCCTTGCCTTCATGGTGCATCGCCGGCGCGCCGGCCCAGCCGCGGCCGCATCGGCGAATGCCGTGGAAAGCGCCAATTCCTATCCGCTCGACAGGACGAAATATGGCGATCCCGTCATCGCCACCGTCGCGGTGGAAACGCTGGCGCGGCTTGAGGCGATGCGACTCGGCGAAATGCTGGACGGGCGGATCCGCATGGCGGCGCGCGCCGTCGGCGTCTCCGTGACGGTGCCGACGTTCAACGCCGATCCCCGCATGGCCGAGGATCTGATCCACCTTCAGGTCGAAAACGTGCCCGCCGGTCTCGTCAGCTGCGGTCCCGAACGGACGGCCGAACAGATTGCCGACGGCATCGTGCGCATCGTCCGCCGCCATATCGGCGCCCTGTTCAGCGTCGACGACGCGGCACAATGGCTGGGCAGCCTCGAACCGCGTCTCGGCAAACTGGCGATCGACGTCGCCACCCAGGTGCCGCTGATGCTGACGGTCGCGGTCGTCAGACGCCTGCTGGATTCCGGCGTGACGCTTTCCCAGCCGCGCGGACTGCTGGAAGTGATGCTGCACGCCGGCACCGATCACGCGCCGGATGCCCTGGCCGAAATGGCGCGCGCCGCGCTGGTCAAGCAGATCGCCTTCGGGCTTCTCGACCGGCGCGGATTGCTGCCGGCGCTGGTGCTTCCCACCGAATGGGACCACTTCATCCGCTCCTATGACGCCGCTGGAGCGACCGAGAAGATCGAGATAGCCGAAAGGCTGCGCCTGCTGGCCGAGAAAGCCAGGCAGGCTCTCGAGGACGCCAACGAGCGGGGATACGATCCCATCATCATCGTGCCGGGCGAGTGGCGCCTGCTCACCCAGACGCTGATGATCCACCACAACTGCCGCATTCCGGTGCTGGCGGCGGAGGAGATCGACAG
- a CDS encoding SctD/MshK family protein: MRITRAGRSSNLPLTAERQVVGGSADCDLIILGAKPEPAFAISLQRSRGSDTVSLTALRDDVVINGRSIPRDRTMTLTKRQTISFDGTACELEGLGAGRVRFAPRRIAAAGLLGLAALLLLAGLYNSDAPAHEAPLVRVSAAPEPAPSSAAIAAEIRQVIRMAQLPQDLSIVATADEIRIGEGSRPLCLPDKAKLRSIIASMSRRGSVSIVDLTALSSGLDGFVAAAGYTPVRFIIGSDGRRYEEGDVVSSGWRIKEIGKDQMTVSRDSEDDTVNFAPAGSAEPKLAEISSSEQE, from the coding sequence TTGCGCATCACGCGTGCCGGGCGCAGCTCCAATCTGCCGCTGACGGCGGAGCGGCAGGTGGTCGGCGGCAGCGCCGATTGCGACCTGATCATCCTCGGCGCCAAACCAGAACCCGCCTTTGCCATCAGTTTGCAGCGCTCCCGCGGCTCCGACACGGTGTCGTTGACCGCGCTGCGGGATGACGTCGTGATCAACGGTCGTTCCATCCCACGCGATCGGACGATGACCCTTACGAAGAGGCAGACCATCTCCTTCGACGGCACGGCCTGCGAACTCGAAGGTCTCGGCGCCGGGCGCGTGCGGTTCGCGCCACGCCGGATTGCGGCTGCCGGCCTTCTCGGGCTGGCGGCGTTGCTTTTGCTGGCCGGGCTTTACAACAGCGATGCGCCGGCTCACGAAGCCCCGCTCGTCAGGGTTTCCGCCGCGCCGGAACCGGCGCCGTCATCGGCGGCAATTGCTGCCGAAATCCGCCAGGTCATTCGTATGGCTCAGCTTCCCCAAGATCTGAGCATCGTCGCCACCGCCGACGAGATTCGCATCGGCGAAGGATCGCGCCCTCTCTGCCTGCCCGACAAGGCCAAGCTGCGCAGCATCATCGCCTCGATGAGCCGGCGCGGTTCCGTTTCCATCGTCGATCTCACCGCCCTCTCTTCCGGTCTCGACGGCTTCGTCGCCGCCGCCGGCTATACGCCCGTCAGATTCATCATCGGCTCCGACGGCCGCCGCTACGAGGAAGGCGATGTCGTTTCGAGCGGCTGGCGGATCAAGGAGATCGGCAAAGACCAGATGACCGTTTCCCGCGACAGTGAGGACGATACGGTCAATTTCGCCCCCGCCGGCAGTGCCGAGCCGAAGCTCGCCGAAATTTCCAGCAGCGAACAAGAATAG
- a CDS encoding helix-turn-helix domain-containing protein, giving the protein MKRYAAAQVRTSRPAQAEQSNVARELVHPVDRHVGQQIRIRRMQSNVSLGDLGAGIGVSLQQVQKYESGKNRVSASMLYELANCLKIPVSRFFEGLPDPETTQGQQIITEIDEKIAYISTAEGRRLIDDVLLLSPRVRSRVVALVSSIVDEEMEEQKPVGSSAGS; this is encoded by the coding sequence ATGAAGCGCTATGCAGCAGCACAGGTCCGGACTTCGAGGCCTGCGCAAGCCGAACAGTCGAATGTAGCGCGCGAGTTGGTGCATCCAGTTGATCGGCATGTCGGACAGCAAATCCGTATCCGCCGAATGCAGTCGAATGTATCCCTAGGGGATCTCGGCGCCGGCATCGGGGTCAGTTTGCAGCAGGTACAAAAATATGAAAGCGGTAAGAACCGCGTCAGCGCTTCGATGCTCTACGAGCTTGCCAATTGCCTCAAGATCCCTGTTTCGAGGTTTTTCGAAGGTCTTCCAGATCCCGAAACCACTCAGGGCCAGCAAATCATAACAGAGATCGATGAGAAGATTGCCTACATTTCCACGGCGGAGGGACGGCGTCTGATAGACGACGTTTTGCTCCTTTCTCCGCGTGTGCGCAGCCGGGTCGTTGCCCTCGTCAGCTCGATTGTCGATGAAGAGATGGAAGAACAGAAGCCGGTTGGTTCATCTGCTGGTTCTTAG
- a CDS encoding HAD family hydrolase, producing MKPIALVDLDDTLFQTKKKIPEIAEADLVLASKSINGSNSYMTKIQAAFVEWLLVSTEAIPVTARGSEALSRVTIAFESYSIVSNGAVILKKDGKPDAEWHEVVARELRPLAGFFDKLLDEGRTKARELGVHIRCWSVMEADLATYVVFKEIDGDGSRLEEIVPIIREKRGWVRHHNGNNLALVPPAISKRVASQFLLKKLRTEHPGRPVIGYGDSVSDFSYLSLCDWWGAPGNSQMTDLVVSAVARER from the coding sequence ATGAAGCCCATTGCTCTGGTGGACCTCGACGACACCTTGTTTCAAACCAAGAAAAAGATACCGGAGATTGCGGAAGCCGATCTGGTATTGGCGTCCAAATCCATTAATGGAAGCAACTCCTATATGACGAAGATTCAAGCTGCCTTTGTCGAGTGGCTGCTCGTCTCCACGGAGGCCATCCCGGTTACGGCGCGCGGCTCTGAGGCTCTTTCGCGCGTTACGATCGCGTTTGAAAGCTACTCAATCGTATCGAACGGTGCCGTCATCCTCAAAAAGGACGGCAAGCCTGACGCCGAATGGCATGAGGTCGTCGCAAGGGAGCTCCGGCCGCTTGCCGGCTTTTTCGATAAGCTCCTCGATGAGGGCAGGACCAAGGCGAGGGAACTTGGCGTCCACATCCGGTGCTGGTCGGTGATGGAAGCTGATCTCGCGACATATGTTGTCTTCAAAGAGATTGACGGAGACGGCTCACGCCTTGAAGAGATTGTGCCGATCATTCGAGAAAAACGGGGTTGGGTTCGACACCACAACGGCAATAACCTTGCGCTAGTTCCGCCTGCGATCTCAAAACGGGTGGCCTCACAATTTCTGCTCAAAAAGCTTCGGACGGAGCATCCAGGTCGCCCAGTGATCGGCTACGGTGACAGTGTGAGCGACTTCTCCTACCTGTCCCTCTGCGACTGGTGGGGCGCTCCGGGTAACTCTCAAATGACAGACCTTGTCGTTTCCGCTGTTGCGCGTGAGAGATAG
- a CDS encoding cysteine protease StiP domain-containing protein produces the protein MGDTYDSIASPATLGSYAEYDVTLLLKRVDIQPTDTATREEAIQSGRRHYSEMISAEMAPTREYMELFAKAMATGGPRMGAETARLALAIVQSVEGPITLVSLVRAGVPFGILLKRAIALLGRDVGHYGLSIIRDKGVDDEAMRHILARRPVESIVFVDSWTGKGAIANQLEKSFKDYSDRPARLVVLADPCGCAWLAASGDDWLIPSGMLGCTVSGLISRSILNAALVGPGDFHACVQWDNLAEHDISRSFVDGMWNDVSTVIATEIPSVWSIETRRAHRDAAAAAVAWVMGEDAVTNINRVKPGIAEATRAILRRVPEKVYVSSPTDPELAALMYLIDNKGVPYVVSPRKIAPYRAVTLIRHVS, from the coding sequence ATGGGGGATACCTATGACAGCATCGCCTCCCCTGCCACACTAGGCTCCTACGCCGAATACGACGTGACGCTCCTTCTCAAGAGAGTGGATATTCAGCCTACTGACACGGCCACGAGGGAAGAGGCCATCCAATCCGGGCGGCGGCATTACTCGGAAATGATTTCCGCCGAGATGGCCCCGACCCGCGAATACATGGAGCTGTTTGCTAAGGCCATGGCCACTGGTGGCCCGCGCATGGGCGCCGAGACGGCACGCCTCGCCCTCGCGATCGTGCAGTCGGTCGAGGGTCCTATTACCCTTGTCAGTTTGGTCCGCGCCGGCGTGCCCTTCGGCATCCTTCTCAAGAGGGCCATCGCCTTACTCGGCCGGGACGTCGGACACTACGGGTTGTCGATCATTCGCGACAAGGGCGTTGACGACGAGGCTATGCGCCACATTCTTGCCAGGCGTCCTGTCGAGAGCATCGTCTTCGTAGATAGCTGGACGGGCAAAGGAGCAATTGCGAACCAACTCGAAAAGAGCTTCAAGGACTACTCAGACCGGCCTGCGCGGCTAGTTGTATTGGCCGACCCCTGCGGCTGCGCATGGCTCGCCGCATCGGGCGACGACTGGCTTATTCCCTCCGGAATGCTAGGATGCACCGTATCCGGGCTTATCAGCCGCTCGATCCTCAACGCTGCCCTCGTCGGTCCCGGTGACTTCCACGCCTGCGTCCAGTGGGATAATCTCGCGGAACACGATATTTCCCGATCATTCGTGGATGGTATGTGGAATGATGTCTCCACTGTGATTGCAACCGAAATCCCGAGCGTCTGGAGTATCGAGACCCGCCGGGCGCATCGCGATGCCGCCGCCGCTGCCGTCGCCTGGGTGATGGGGGAGGACGCCGTAACGAACATCAACCGAGTAAAGCCGGGCATTGCGGAGGCGACCAGGGCCATCCTGCGACGTGTGCCGGAAAAGGTGTACGTCTCGTCGCCAACCGATCCAGAACTCGCGGCCCTCATGTACCTGATCGACAACAAAGGCGTCCCGTATGTCGTCTCCCCTAGAAAGATCGCCCCCTACCGCGCCGTCACGCTGATCCGGCACGTCTCCTAA
- a CDS encoding phosphoribosyltransferase domain-containing protein, whose translation MVNPSTYSAQLADGTISVHVDRSLVPPIEMFGFGQRINPNRSFLFVSKVLGRFLPIRPSVMGNAFDLLARQIPADIPGPVLFIGIAEAGIGLGAGVHRRFRELTGRGDAIYICSTRHDLKLPLLCEFEEEHSHAPRHLLHEPCEARLRDLVHGATGLVLVDDEASTGKTFANIFAALPAKIRLKLKHTVLLTLTDWSEGAARAEITGTVSEATIVSGRYSWTPRGDFTAATPQVPSCDRPKRPEVCPDVARDWARLGVVDHLQGLNANAADDGITLVLGTGEHVWQPFLLAERLEKEGAEVFYSSVTRSPLSKGHAIGSVLSFSDNYGGTVPHYLYNVDPALYSKIILCSETGPENVCASLMSALGDPIVLSDVEGE comes from the coding sequence ATGGTGAATCCTTCAACATACTCTGCGCAACTCGCCGACGGCACTATCTCGGTTCACGTGGATCGAAGCCTTGTACCCCCCATCGAGATGTTCGGCTTCGGGCAGCGAATCAACCCGAACCGCTCGTTTCTGTTTGTTTCCAAGGTTCTTGGTCGATTCCTGCCGATCCGCCCTTCGGTCATGGGAAATGCATTCGACCTCCTTGCACGTCAGATTCCTGCCGATATTCCTGGTCCGGTTTTGTTCATCGGAATAGCCGAAGCGGGCATTGGCCTTGGTGCGGGTGTCCATCGGCGGTTCCGCGAACTCACTGGTCGCGGCGATGCAATATATATCTGCTCCACTCGCCATGATCTTAAACTGCCGCTGCTGTGCGAATTTGAGGAAGAGCATAGCCATGCCCCGCGGCACCTCCTGCACGAACCATGCGAGGCAAGGCTCCGCGACTTGGTTCATGGTGCGACCGGCTTGGTACTCGTTGACGATGAGGCTTCGACAGGTAAGACATTTGCCAACATCTTCGCTGCCCTTCCTGCAAAAATTCGTTTGAAGCTGAAGCACACAGTCCTACTTACGCTTACCGACTGGTCAGAAGGCGCTGCCCGCGCGGAGATCACGGGAACAGTCAGTGAGGCTACTATCGTTTCCGGACGGTACAGTTGGACTCCGCGTGGGGATTTCACGGCAGCTACTCCGCAGGTCCCTTCCTGTGACCGTCCTAAGCGGCCCGAGGTCTGTCCCGACGTCGCTCGAGACTGGGCGCGTCTCGGCGTCGTCGATCACTTGCAGGGTCTCAATGCAAACGCTGCCGATGACGGGATTACCCTCGTACTCGGAACGGGCGAACACGTGTGGCAGCCCTTCCTGCTTGCGGAGCGCTTGGAAAAGGAGGGCGCTGAGGTTTTCTATTCATCCGTGACGCGTTCTCCCCTGTCGAAAGGCCACGCGATCGGTTCAGTACTTTCGTTCTCCGACAACTACGGCGGAACGGTTCCACATTACCTCTACAACGTCGATCCAGCGCTGTACTCGAAAATTATACTCTGCTCGGAGACAGGCCCGGAAAATGTCTGTGCCAGCCTGATGTCCGCACTGGGCGATCCCATTGTCCTTTCAGACGTAGAAGGTGAATGA
- a CDS encoding tyrosinase family protein has product MSITRRHVIVQGGVIAAGLLASGLPGTKAFAQIPSIPWRRSLQGLAWNDPIIETYRDAVRLLNALPASDKFNWVNLSKIHGSGDVVKYCPHGNWYFLPWHRAYTAMYERIVRHVTKNNDFAMPFWDWTDNPYLPEVFTMQKTPDGKDNPLYVSSRTWPITQPMPDNIVGPQVLNTILTAKPYEVFGTTRPEGQNSLDPSWVTTSSGTQGALEYTPHNQVHNNIGGWMPEMSSPRDPIFFMHHCNIDRIWATWNLRNANSTDRLWADMPFTDNFYDVDGNFWSPKVSDLYVPEELGYNYGFRTYFKVAAASAKTLALNDKLTSVIAATATDAAIAGVTTTSTDNSKAATENVPLSLPIKIPAGALQEIVRQPPLPSGMDTMDFGAAQEQAASAPRVLAFLRDVEITSASTTSVRVFLGKNDLKADTPVTDPHYVGSFAVLGHDGDHHRKPSFVLDLTDAIQRVYGGRGQTDGEAIDLQLIPVGSGAGKPGAVEPAKLEIAIVSA; this is encoded by the coding sequence ATGAGCATCACACGCAGACATGTCATCGTTCAGGGTGGCGTCATTGCAGCAGGCCTGCTCGCCAGCGGCCTACCGGGGACAAAAGCCTTCGCGCAGATACCGTCAATCCCTTGGCGGCGCTCACTGCAGGGCTTGGCCTGGAACGACCCGATCATCGAGACCTATCGCGACGCAGTGCGCCTTCTCAACGCCCTTCCCGCCAGCGACAAATTCAACTGGGTCAACCTCTCGAAAATTCACGGCAGCGGTGACGTCGTCAAATACTGCCCGCATGGCAACTGGTATTTCCTGCCGTGGCACAGGGCCTATACGGCTATGTACGAGCGCATCGTTCGGCACGTGACCAAGAACAACGATTTCGCTATGCCGTTCTGGGACTGGACCGACAATCCGTACCTGCCCGAAGTGTTCACAATGCAAAAGACGCCCGACGGCAAGGACAATCCACTTTATGTTTCGTCGCGCACCTGGCCAATCACGCAGCCGATGCCGGACAATATAGTTGGGCCACAGGTTCTCAACACCATCCTAACGGCGAAGCCATACGAGGTCTTCGGCACCACCCGCCCCGAGGGACAGAACTCACTCGATCCTTCCTGGGTCACCACCAGCAGCGGCACGCAGGGGGCGCTGGAATACACACCGCACAATCAGGTGCACAACAATATCGGTGGCTGGATGCCGGAAATGTCGTCGCCCCGCGATCCGATCTTCTTCATGCATCATTGCAACATCGACCGCATCTGGGCGACCTGGAATTTGCGCAACGCCAACAGCACGGATCGACTCTGGGCCGACATGCCGTTCACCGACAATTTCTACGATGTCGACGGCAACTTCTGGTCCCCGAAGGTCTCTGACCTTTATGTTCCAGAGGAACTCGGATACAATTATGGTTTCCGGACCTACTTCAAGGTCGCGGCGGCGAGCGCCAAAACGCTGGCCCTGAACGATAAACTCACGTCCGTGATCGCGGCGACGGCGACCGATGCTGCAATCGCCGGCGTGACGACCACCTCCACGGACAACAGCAAGGCGGCAACGGAAAACGTGCCGCTTTCGCTGCCGATCAAGATCCCGGCGGGCGCATTGCAGGAGATCGTCCGCCAACCGCCTCTGCCATCCGGCATGGATACAATGGATTTCGGCGCGGCACAGGAGCAGGCGGCCTCCGCTCCTCGTGTGCTGGCATTCCTGCGCGATGTCGAGATCACCAGTGCCAGCACGACCAGCGTTCGGGTGTTTCTCGGCAAGAACGACCTTAAGGCCGATACGCCCGTCACCGATCCCCATTACGTCGGTTCTTTCGCCGTTCTCGGTCATGACGGCGACCATCATCGCAAACCATCCTTCGTCCTCGATCTGACGGACGCGATCCAGCGGGTTTACGGCGGAAGGGGGCAGACGGATGGCGAGGCCATCGACCTGCAGCTCATTCCTGTCGGATCGGGAGCGGGCAAACCCGGCGCCGTAGAGCCCGCAAAGCTAGAAATAGCCATAGTGTCCGCCTAA
- a CDS encoding zinc-binding metallopeptidase family protein, which translates to MKRRDFSTVGLTALLAGIVFPAFPSTGFSEQRKPSIPALPDQRKLWSWIKRLNSFGPRLTGSPAQARAIDYLAGELRGMGLEVKRDQLTMRRWMPRTTAFKLSNGEVIEVAAPFPYSGLTPPGGISGKMVLFNGRVQAFEKARGKIAVVTVKRRDLAAFLELVTNRRGSLPEGIDFPKAVTTPLITGLLGVPIDKAREAGVLAVVCIFEGVSEVQLKGQVLPFTTPYWGLPAIWVAQSEGERIKAAIKHGLSGRLTLDGTLEDVATDTIYAVLPGCNLLETIIINTHTDGPNACEENGGAGVLALAHYFSSLPKSARNRSLVFVLVTGHFQLAQFGRHGNQATATWLEMHPELWDGKPGHAKAVAGATIEHLGCTEWRDDFAKGHPAPTGKPELDLIYTSNKSMSGVYIAAARGRKKVRALIVAPAAAQVMLGEGQPLYASGIPTISSCPIPDYLCQVLPGGGLDRLDPDYAFQQVETFARTVDLLDRMPRGEIGIVPFNLSTVIGDLL; encoded by the coding sequence TTGAAACGAAGAGATTTTTCGACTGTTGGGCTCACTGCTCTTCTCGCCGGGATCGTATTCCCGGCTTTTCCCAGCACCGGATTCAGTGAGCAGCGAAAGCCGTCCATCCCCGCACTCCCTGATCAGCGGAAACTTTGGAGTTGGATCAAAAGGCTCAACAGTTTCGGCCCCCGATTGACCGGCAGCCCGGCGCAAGCACGGGCAATCGATTATCTTGCTGGTGAGTTGAGAGGGATGGGCCTTGAGGTGAAGCGCGATCAACTCACGATGCGCCGGTGGATGCCACGAACCACCGCGTTCAAACTGTCAAATGGTGAAGTAATTGAGGTAGCGGCGCCGTTCCCGTATTCCGGGCTTACACCTCCCGGCGGTATCTCGGGTAAGATGGTTCTTTTCAACGGTCGGGTTCAGGCGTTTGAGAAAGCCCGCGGCAAAATTGCGGTGGTGACGGTAAAGCGTCGGGATCTGGCGGCATTCCTCGAACTGGTGACCAATCGACGCGGCAGCCTGCCGGAAGGCATAGACTTTCCCAAAGCCGTAACCACGCCGCTTATCACCGGTTTGCTTGGCGTACCGATCGACAAGGCGCGTGAAGCAGGGGTTTTAGCCGTCGTTTGCATTTTCGAAGGCGTCTCGGAAGTGCAGTTGAAGGGGCAGGTGCTGCCATTCACCACACCGTATTGGGGCTTACCTGCAATATGGGTGGCGCAATCTGAAGGAGAGCGGATCAAAGCCGCGATCAAGCACGGTTTGAGCGGTCGCCTGACCTTGGATGGCACGTTGGAAGACGTTGCGACCGATACGATTTATGCGGTTTTGCCGGGCTGCAACCTGCTTGAGACAATCATCATCAACACCCACACCGATGGACCTAATGCGTGCGAAGAGAACGGCGGTGCTGGGGTACTCGCTCTGGCGCATTATTTCTCCTCGCTACCGAAATCTGCCCGCAACCGAAGCCTCGTCTTCGTACTCGTCACGGGTCATTTCCAGCTTGCCCAGTTCGGCCGCCACGGGAATCAGGCGACGGCGACCTGGCTCGAAATGCATCCAGAATTGTGGGACGGCAAACCCGGCCATGCTAAAGCCGTTGCAGGAGCTACGATTGAGCATCTTGGATGTACCGAGTGGCGAGATGACTTTGCAAAAGGGCACCCCGCGCCCACCGGGAAGCCGGAACTCGATTTGATCTATACCAGTAATAAGTCGATGAGTGGCGTGTACATCGCTGCCGCACGCGGGCGCAAAAAGGTACGCGCGCTGATAGTCGCCCCAGCGGCGGCGCAGGTGATGTTGGGCGAAGGACAGCCATTATACGCATCAGGAATTCCGACGATATCAAGCTGTCCGATACCGGACTATCTTTGCCAGGTCTTGCCGGGCGGAGGCTTGGACCGGCTCGACCCTGATTACGCCTTTCAGCAAGTCGAAACCTTTGCCCGCACGGTCGACTTGCTCGACAGGATGCCGCGTGGTGAGATCGGAATCGTTCCGTTTAACCTGTCCACTGTTATCGGTGATCTGCTGTAA